A genomic stretch from Ciona intestinalis unplaced genomic scaffold, KH HT001164.1, whole genome shotgun sequence includes:
- the LOC100178442 gene encoding TNF receptor-associated factor 3-like: MYLTMYPKGPVLHTDLTQKGEEFAREIAQIKEKQNVLERKNESISSSREQMTPESLSQMVDAFERQLGMYDVRIAEMDRRFQILETTSYSGSLIWKIRDFSRRKREAVSGRALSLYSQPFYTSRYGYKMCARVYLNGDGMGKGTHMSLFFVVMKGEYDALLTWPFRQKVTLMLLDQGMDRRHLSDTFRPDPTSSSFKKPTSDMNIASGCPLFVAHNVIEGSSYVKKDTIFLRIHVDMSKLEQF; this comes from the exons atGTACTTAACAATGTACCCAAAGGGGCCGGTGCTCCACACCGACTTGACTCAGAAAGGTGAGGAATTTGCTCGAGAAATTGCtcaaattaaagaaaaacaaaacgtaCTGGAAAGAAAAAATGAGTCCATAAGTAGCAGCAGAGAGCAAATGACACCAG AGAGTTTGTCGCAAATGGTCGACGCGTTTGAACGTCAGCTTGGTatgtatgacgtcagaatCGCCGAAATGGATCGGCGCTTTCAG ATTCTTGAAACTACGAGTTACTCAGGCTCCCTTATTTGGAAAATTCGAGATTTTTCTCGCCGCAAGAGGGAAGCAGTAAGCGGTCGAGCGTTGTCTCTCTACAGTCAACCATTTTACACGAGTCGTTATGGATACAAGATGTGCGCTCGTGTTTATCTCAATGGAGATGGAATGG GCAAAGGAACACACATGTCGCTTTTTTTCGTGGTCATGAAAGGAGAATACGACGCACTGCTAACCTGGCCGTTCAGACAAAAG GTAACACTGATGCTACTGGACCAAGGAATGGACCGACGTCATTTGTCCGACACATTCAGACCGGATCCTACGTCATCGTCCTTCAAGAAACCAACTTCCGACATGAACATCGCTTCTGGATGTCCATTGTTCGTAGCACACAACGTCATAGAGGGCAGTTCTTACGTCAAAAAAGACACAATCTTTTTGCGTATTCACGTGGATATGTCGAAGCTCGAACAATTTTAG